GAGGTGGAGGACGAGGTCGACGTCGTCGGCGGCGAGATGGGCGTACGGCGTGTAGTAGCCGTCGTGGTAGGCCTGGCAGGAGACGGCGGCGAGGGTGAGTTCCGGGACGCGGCTGCCGGGGTCCGGGGCGGTGCGGGTGCGGCCGGTCGGGCTGACCCAACGGCCCACGCGGAAGCGGTAGTAGTAGACGCGGCCGGCGTCCAGGTGGCCGGCCTCGACGTGGACGGTGTGGTGGAACTCGGGGTGCGCGGTGGCGGTGCCGCGCCGGGCGATGCGGCGGAACCGCTCGTCGTGGGCCAGCTCCCAGTGGACGGTGACGCGTTCGGCGGGCAGTCCGCTGTCGGCCTGGAACGGGGCGGGCGCGAGGCGGGTCCACAGGATGACCGAGCCGGGCAGCGGGTCGCCGGAGGCGACGCCCAGCGTGAACGGGTTCTCGGTGATCCGCGCGGCGTCGAGTTCGGCGGCGGCCGCGACTCCCGGGGACGGCAGGTTGGTCGCGAAGGCCAGCGCGGCGGCGGCGCCGGTGGCGGTCAGGAAGCGGCGGCGGCCGATGTGCCGGGCGGCCGCGCGGAGTTCGGGGGCGTGCTGGGACGGGTGTGCTGCGGGTGTCATCCGGTCCTCCCCTGACGAATGGCTGCAGGGGGCATTGGAGTGGCCGGGGACGACACCTGGTTGACACGTACACAGCACTCGCGTGACGGATGGATGAGTTCCGCATGGCGGGCCCTCCCGTACGCTGCGGGCCCATGAATGCCAAGGAAAATGCGATCGCGGTGGTGACCGGGGCGGGATCCGGTATCGGGCGCGCGGTCGCCGTGGAACTGCTCCGCGCCGGCTGGTCGGTGGCGCTGGCGGGCCGGCGCGCCGGGACCCTGGAGGAGACGGCGGCCCTGGTGCCCGAGGGCGCGGCTCTCGCCGTACGGACGGACGTCTCACGGCCCGAGGACGTGACCGCCCTGTTCGCCGCCACCGTCGAGCGCTTCGGGCGGGTCGACCTGCTGTTCAACAACGCGGGCACGTTCGGGCCCGGCGGCGTGCCGGTCGAGGAGCTGCCCTACGACGCGTGGCGGCACGTGGTGGACACCAACCTCAACGGGGCGTTCCTGTGCGCGCAGGCGGCGTACCGGCAGATGAAGGAGCAGGACCCGCAGGGCGGGCGGATCATCAACAACGGCTCGATCTCCGCGCACACGCCGCGTCCGCACTCGGTGGCCTACACCGCGACCAAGCACGCGCTGACCGGCCTGACCAAGTCTCTGTCGCTGGATGGGCGGCCGTACCGCATCGCCGTCGGGCAGATCGACATCGGCAACGCGGCGACGGACATGACGGCCGGTATGGGGACGGGAGCGCTTCAGGCGAACGGCGAGGTC
The genomic region above belongs to Streptomyces coeruleorubidus and contains:
- a CDS encoding SDR family oxidoreductase — its product is MNAKENAIAVVTGAGSGIGRAVAVELLRAGWSVALAGRRAGTLEETAALVPEGAALAVRTDVSRPEDVTALFAATVERFGRVDLLFNNAGTFGPGGVPVEELPYDAWRHVVDTNLNGAFLCAQAAYRQMKEQDPQGGRIINNGSISAHTPRPHSVAYTATKHALTGLTKSLSLDGRPYRIAVGQIDIGNAATDMTAGMGTGALQANGEVAPEPVMDVADVARTVRHMAELPLEANVQFATVLATTMPYVGRG